Within Spinacia oleracea cultivar Varoflay chromosome 4, BTI_SOV_V1, whole genome shotgun sequence, the genomic segment AATATTTGGCTTGAACCTGAATTGTTCTCAAATTCCTGCAACCCAAGTACAGAATTAATTAGCTACCTACACTTTCTGTCTCTTCAATTGTAATATGTCAATCAGAAAAACTACCATAAGTAACAGTATTTACGGTTGCAACTTGCAAGTTCTTACCTCTCTGGCCATGGCCATTGTACCAAAGGCATTAAATGGAAGCTTTGTCTGAGCCTTGTATAGACCAAGTTCCTGAAACCAAATTGTACAGAAGCTTGTAagattttaaatttatattggTCTCTTAATTGAATTGTCATAAAAAATTACAGTTGTAAGTTGTAAGTTATAACACACAGATTatgatttatcatttatcatttatcatttatgagaGGAGCTTACTTCTAAAGTTGAACCATAAACAGGAACTTTTTCTCCTTCCACCATGATTTCCAATGGGATTGTACGAGGCTTTTCTGTGCTGGGATCAATGAAACCCTCAGCAGGGCCTTCAGGGTCTCCGGTTTGCACAACAAAGCCATCGGCTGCCAATACAAAAGAAACCCCACCAATTTTTAACTAAATTTGAGGAAACCTTTCAGTCTAATATACCTCCCCAGTAACAATGTTTAAAAGGAGTAAAACTGATAATTTTTAGTCAGTATTCAAGCTTCATAGTACAAATGTTCACCAAGTACACAGACAGACATATATAATACTTATGCAAAGTGGAGTATTAAATAAGGGTACCTCTTTGGATCTCCATGCCATCATAAAAGTGTCGTTCCACCAAATCCAGAAAGTTGCCAGCAGTTACAGGGGCGTTATAACCATCAAGAACAATACGAAAAACACAATTGTCAACATTAGGGTTGTCCTTCACCTTGACCTTCATCTCAACAACTGCTCTTCCCTTGAGGAGTGGCATAGTTTGGTATTCTTCTGGTACTTCATACGGGAATCCATCCACCATGTCCTCTTCAACACTGCAGAAACCCAATGCCCCAGGAAGATCTCAGCTGCAGTCAATACCAAGGATACCTATGAGATAAACCTTATTTAAGAGCTTTTCTTTTTACAAGTCCTTTCTAAATTCTCCCACTATCAGTGGATACCCCATCATATGCACCCATTCCCTCTTTtaaaaataggaaaaattaagaaacaaataaagaaaggGGGGCTTTTGGATTTGATGTTAACAAGTCATAAATCACAATCTCAGACTAATTTGTGATAATCAGAACACCTCAAAATAAAAGCATTAACTTGACATTTGAAAAGCCAGTCTTCTAGATACTAACCTGCCAACATACTGAAGCAATTCTCTTTGTTTAGGAGCTACCCCTTCCCTATTCCTGTTCTCGACAATCTGTTGGAGCTCACCCATTCCTGCTTCCAACTTATCGAGCAATTCCACACCACGGTCTTTCTTTGATTCAGCCAGCCCtgcaataattaaactcttGCCATTCTTGAGTGCACGAGAAGCCTGCTTTAAGTTCTACAATCACATAACACCATACAATCAATCATTAACactaaataagaaaataaattaatggtaagaaaaagaaacaaggtCTTGATTCTTACTCTCTCAACAGAATCCAGAGCTTTAAGCCCCGCGACTCTGAGGCTCTCTGTAATGTCCTCCAGTGGTTTCTGAACTTCTCTAATGGCCTTATTGTCAATAGGCAATGCATATCTCAACAGAGCTTCTGGGTCCTTGATCGGTGGACCAGATATAAGCACTGCTAAATCTGGCAATACAGGACTAGTAAGTGCTTCCGCATGCCTTTCCCAACTCAAACTAGGCACTCCACTTATCAATGCAGCTGCTAGTGCTAATGATATCGCACATTCTTTCACCGAAAATGACCTCTTTTTCTGCCATCAAAACACCCATATATTTTCCAATTATACAACCTCATTCGAAATTTTAACAATATCAAGTCATATCCAATATCAATTAAAACAACAcatatactactccctccgtcccataaagTTTACCACAATTtccttttctgcttgttcctttGAGTTTGTCCCATACTATAACCATCACCGTCCAATAACTATCAGGCTCTCTATCCTTCTTACCCATGAAAATATTTCATTCTTTAACATCCATCACCTATGTTACTTGAACTCGGGTACTAGTGTCGGACACGGGTACGTGTCCAAGTATCCGACTCGGCTAAATTGTGGAAATTTTCCAAGATTTAAGTCGAAAATGAAGTGTCGGAGTGTCCGTACCCATGTCGGAGTGTCGAGGGTCCGACACGGATACTTtaggtaaaatgaagagtcggAGTAACATAGTCCACCACTTTACTCTCACATTCACTCCATTTATACCAATGAATCAAATATGTCTTGAAACGCCTTTGAAtccccccatttgtaatttataattGCCCTCGTGGCCCACTCGAATCAAATCAAAGAAAGCATTCACTCCATTTATCCCCACCAATTACCTCTCTTATCAACTCCAcccaaccaaaaaaaattaaaaaaaataactacACTCGTATGGGACGAACAAAGGAGACGGAAGGAGTACTCCTTAAAATGATAActcaaatacaaaaatcaatcatGGAATTGATGAATACTTGATATTAACATAGACTTCCTCATCGATAACACGAATAATATCACAATAATTCATGAATTTGCTAGATTGAACACTGAATAATGCACATAACCAagcaataacaaaaaaaaaaaggaaatagtCTTAAGGGAAAACTTACTTGCTTATCAAGGGGATCAATTTGACGAGAGAAACAGCGAGGGGTCAAATGCATGAATCGAGATTTTTGGCGAAAATTCGGGatgcccaaataaaaaggggaagtTGGGTTAATGGGGAGTGCATGTTTTGAGGTGCAAACAGAAGGATAAAAATGGTGATTAATGAAAGAAGACATTGATGTACTGTTGAAGCTTAGCGTTGAATGTAattgagggaggagagagaaagggagataAGGGGAGTGTTTTGACTAACGGAGTAATCTAATTAGTGGGAGGGAGTgacaagaagaagatgatgttGTGGATCATCCTCCGAATTTGGATAAGGTTCTTTTCCCTCCCAAAAATACCCAAATTAAGGCTACACCTTGATAAAGATGGCTAGGCAAACCCAACACAAATATAAAGTCAGTGAACGAGTGTTTGGCTCAGGCCgcatttttttcaaaaagaacaaGATAAGGCACGATATGACACGGAAAAATACGTTAAATTGAATGAAATTGGGTTTAGGCCCGACCTGACACGAGGACAAGTGGGCTTAGGTCGTGTCTAGGCCgcattttttaaaatttcagcACGACCCAGTTTGGCAATAAACAGGTGGGCTTGGCGTGGGTTGGGCCCGTTCAGGCCTAAGGCACGTGGATTCGGCAACAAGCACGCCTCGGCCCgaaccacaaccatctttacacATACACGTGGTCTATAGCTTTCGTAATAAATAGGCAAGCTCCCTTGGGCACGTAATTTAAGAAAATAGTAGATGAGGACCATAAAATTAGTAGCttaatataaaataaagttaGTGGACCTATTTATATTGTTAGAAGTAGGTGACAACAGTCAAGGAATTTTCTAGTTTGGGTACTGCGTATTTCGGGTTTACGCTTCGCGAGGTAATTATCGATGTCCATCGTATTTAGGATCCCATTAGGGAGTTAGTTTCCATGACTATGTGCTATTGTGCTAAATATATTACATGTCTAGCCATTTACGTGGTATTGTACTAGATAATGTAGTCGTATATTAGTAGGAAGTTATGCTCTTCAAATTAAAGAGGAATGCGGAGCTATCTTCAaaattactactccgtataactaATATTTTCAAGTAGTACTATGTTTATATTGTTGAACTAGTTCtctacacaaattcttatttacaaagggtgtacaataaattttgtacaccagagtaaaagttgactcaaaatacttaaaagttatatttatatgtgtaaaagttatctattttttaatgataatttttttcatttgaataaaaattatttcttcaaaatcactaataatgtataaattaattatttaaccctttaaaatgtttatctatcaactttttatttttataatactaaaagttacaa encodes:
- the LOC110805290 gene encoding peptidyl-prolyl cis-trans isomerase, chloroplastic — protein: MSSFINHHFYPSVCTSKHALPINPTSPFYLGIPNFRQKSRFMHLTPRCFSRQIDPLDKQKKRSFSVKECAISLALAAALISGVPSLSWERHAEALTSPVLPDLAVLISGPPIKDPEALLRYALPIDNKAIREVQKPLEDITESLRVAGLKALDSVERNLKQASRALKNGKSLIIAGLAESKKDRGVELLDKLEAGMGELQQIVENRNREGVAPKQRELLQYVGSVEEDMVDGFPYEVPEEYQTMPLLKGRAVVEMKVKVKDNPNVDNCVFRIVLDGYNAPVTAGNFLDLVERHFYDGMEIQRADGFVVQTGDPEGPAEGFIDPSTEKPRTIPLEIMVEGEKVPVYGSTLEELGLYKAQTKLPFNAFGTMAMAREEFENNSGSSQIFWLLKESELTPSNANILDGRYAVFGYVTDNQDYLADLKVGDVIESVQAVSGVDNLVNPTYKIAG